One genomic segment of Cottoperca gobio chromosome 21, fCotGob3.1, whole genome shotgun sequence includes these proteins:
- the LOC115026619 gene encoding keratin-associated protein 21-1-like, with protein MYGHNQGNQYPPGYPNHPQQMPAGYPHPPGSVPPPNYPPQHGGQHGPGPGYGPGPGPGYGPGPGYGPGPGPGQGHGPGQGHGPGPGQGHGQGQGHGHGEGHGHGQCHGHGEGHGHGQGHGHGEGHGHGEGHGHGQGHGHGEGHGHGHKHKDGHKHKDGHKHGKCHKKGKDCHGSCSSSCSSDSD; from the exons ATGTACGGACACAACCAAG GAAACCAGTACCCTCCTGGTTACCCAAACCATCCTCAGCAGATGCCAGCAGGATACCCTCATCCTCCAGGCTCTGTCCCACCACCAAACTACCCTCCTCAACACGGAGGCCAACACGGACCTGGACCTGGTTatggacctggacctggacctggtTATGGACCTGGACCTGGTTatggacctggacctggacctggacaGGGCCACGGACCTGGACAGGGCCACGGACCTGGACCTGGACAGGGTCATGGACAAGGCCAGGGCCACGGACACGGAGAGGGCCACGGACACGGCCAGTGCCACGGACATGGAGAGGGCCACGGACACGGCCAGGGCCACGGACACGGAGAGGGCCACGGACACGGAGAGGGCCACGGACACGGCCAGGGCCATGGACACGGAGAGGGCCACGGACATGGGCACAAGCACAAGGATGGTCACAAGCACAAGGATGGTCACAAGCATGGCAAGTGTCACAAGAAAGGAAAGGACTGTCACGGG tcctgcagcagctcctgcagcagcgACTCTGACTAG
- the LOC115026485 gene encoding GPI-anchored CFEM domain protein A-like, translating into MAIGLCLGEVWLDIKAESADCCHCGSALQHTEANIPQAFPLSQCQEDTLLNVHQASPRPNPSLLNVHQASPRPNPSLLSPVGHLCTILELHLVEGVDLAMVLVMGMIIVMTIVLVEVEVEVVVVVAVMVTGITSMGTDTGIMSMGTGTGIMSMGTGIMSMGTGTGIMSMGTGTGIMSTGMGMGLGTGTGMGMATNTSMVTCIANATRKERSPTGPQAAPAAATRTR; encoded by the exons ATGGCTATTGGTTTGTGTCTAGGTGAGGTGTGGCTTGATATAAAGGCAGAGTCAGCTGACTGCTGTCACTGTGGATCTGCGCTCCAGCACACG GAAGCCAATATCCCTCAGGCTTTCCCCCTCAGCCAATGCCAGGAGGATACCCTCCTCAATGTCCACCAGGCATCACCCCGTCCCAACCCTTCCCTCCTCAATGTCCACCAGGCATCACCCCGCCCCAACCCTTCCCTCCTCAGCCCTGTGGGCCACCTGTGTACTATCCTGGAGCTCCACCTTGTGGAGGGTGTGGACCTGGCTATGGTCCTGGTCATGGGCATGATCATAGTCATGACTATTGTCCTGGTCGAGGTCGAGGTCGAGGTCGTGGTCGTGGTCGCGGTCATGGTCACGGGCATCACGAGCATGGGCACGGACACGGGCATCATGAGCATGGGCACGGGCACGGGCATCATGAGCATGGGCACGGGCATCATGAGCATGGGCACGGGCACGGGCATCATGAGCATGGGCACGGGCACGGGCATCATGAGCACGGGCATGGGCATGGGCCTGGGCACGGGCACGGGCATGGGCATGGCCACAAACACAAGCATGGTCACATGCATTGCCAATGCcacaagaaaggaaagaagtCCCACGGG TCCTCaagcagctcctgcagcagcgACTCGGACTAGATGA